The Candidatus Methanosuratincola sp. genome contains the following window.
CTCTATTACACCAGGGTGGTAAGGACCTATAGGGATCAAGCTCTGAAATGCTTCTTCAATAGGCATTCTCAGCGGAAGGTACATCTCTTTGGTCTTTTCGGACTTCTCGAACAAGTAGTCAGAGGGCATTGACCCCCCCTCAACAGGGTTCGGCCACTCATGAGGTAGGAACTGGTGTCTAGGGTCAGGCATCCCTGCAGGTGCTATACCGAGCAGTTCTTTCATCTCTTTCTCAGCCCAAGTCGCCTGCCAAGTAATCCTCGCAATCGACGGAAATTCAGGACGATCCTTGTCTACCAAGGCCTTCACTATAACGACGAGTCTGTCATTTACCTTTGAGAAGTCGTATATTTGCAGGATCTCGAAACCCTTGTGCTCCAGGTCGACCGCGGTCTCGTGAATAAGCCTCGCCTCAAATTTCTTGACAAAGAGCTCGGCTACCTTGGTGAGATCTTCAGGTAAGACCCTTACAACAACCCTGTTTTCTCTCAGCGGAACGTACTCAATCCCGTCAGGGTAGATCTTCTCTTTGACGTACTCAGCGATCCCAGGTGACCCCTCGAACTTCAAGCACTTCCCCCCTTGAGCTTCTCTATCAACTTAGTCGGCGGAATAGGACGGCAGTACATCATACCAAAGTCCTCAGGCTTGTAACCGAATGAGAGGGCAAGGAGTTCCGAGAAGTGTACGATCGGGGTTTCAAATGCTATGCCCTTTTCGTCTTTGTAAATCTTAACCGCCCTCTCAAACTGGTCGTAGCAACCCGAACAGATCAGCGCGTATGCGTCAATATCCAATTCCTTCGCGGTCTGCATCTTCACCCCTATCCTTTCAAATATGGACGTCTTGGGGTCAGCAAAATAGAGGAGGAGGCCGCAGCAGGTCTTGTCGTACGGCGTATCCACAATTGTAACGCCCGTCGCGCGCATTATCTCGTCAAAGTACATCGGGAAACGCTCGTCATGCTTCCTTGCGTGGCAGCCTATGTGCCGCATAATCCGTATGTTGAGCGGCTTGACCACATTTGCCTTTATCTTTTCGATCCCTACATCCTCGTAGAGTACCTGGAGAAAGTGCTTCACATCTGTACTTAGTGTTACCTTAAGCCCCGCCTTCTCCAGGTTCCGGTTCACCATAGCTAGCTTCTCCGGCTCTTCCTTTAGCTCCTGGAGGCACTCCCAGTGCGATATGTAGCACCCGTTGCAGGAGTCCACAATTATTATATTCTGATTTTCAGCCGTCGCCAGGTTCTGGCTCGTAAGCGTCAGCCACCAGTCAGGATTTATTGCTTTCCAGACCCCGGGCCGCACGCAGCAGACGCTCTCCTTCATGTAG
Protein-coding sequences here:
- a CDS encoding CoB--CoM heterodisulfide reductase iron-sulfur subunit B family protein, yielding MVSQTSTGLTGKKYGYFLGCVMPAKMPWAEKATFLVSKHLGLDFDYMKESVCCVRPGVWKAINPDWWLTLTSQNLATAENQNIIIVDSCNGCYISHWECLQELKEEPEKLAMVNRNLEKAGLKVTLSTDVKHFLQVLYEDVGIEKIKANVVKPLNIRIMRHIGCHARKHDERFPMYFDEIMRATGVTIVDTPYDKTCCGLLLYFADPKTSIFERIGVKMQTAKELDIDAYALICSGCYDQFERAVKIYKDEKGIAFETPIVHFSELLALSFGYKPEDFGMMYCRPIPPTKLIEKLKGGSA